The following are encoded in a window of Episyrphus balteatus chromosome X, idEpiBalt1.1, whole genome shotgun sequence genomic DNA:
- the LOC129920514 gene encoding vitellogenin-A1-like, producing MRTSLIFLTLVGFCACSTPWQPNQQYDYSYVANTLTGYGLGKDQYVGIITKGKLILQPESETVVRGKLSQVRHAHFHDELKDGLNSKIPEQKLSYSDEPQTESLFSINYKNGVIRSLDVDQSMSNDDVNQLKAVLSQMQVDTTGENVITCRHNQLPSDSSTGATNAFYKTMEPTVTGECETLYEMSAVPAFSDAEPAEKWAPQTGLSMDENLLQFVKTVNYSNCDVRRGYHFGISGASDMKPNSNQMGEFLSKASVTRVVVSGPLDRFTIRSVETTNRVAVSPMLYDDDQAEVVSRIALELESIAAINSPLAVNSERLIHVGNLVYRYNIPSDNQNNPRTSAKSAINGQYDEEQYNGQRQRRSIDSENHIRKQTTSSSSSSSSSESSEELNSPHYAAKYPHHYQPHPTTKQATEQPLHPFSIGNKGRSIQFHNSVDAVAEGQKLAEEISTDLESQGEIATRDTLEKYTILAELIQTMDYEQIDQLLASRKQQQQQAGKQFLEETLLDAVAQAGTNPAVLWIVNNVSNGQVRGIQAASLLETAFKNLRTPTEPIVREIFEKIIKNDQVRKQAGPGQYPSILINFADLLRRAYSDKSYANNYYPVQSFGSFEKALGEIVTKEIVPWLGQRLADNINNKNQQRSQKYIRALGNVAHPKIVEVFETYLEDEKRASSFERLAIVAAFDKLAQSYPKYAQKVLYKIYSNVADEPEIRSMAVALLMRTDPPAAILQRMAMSTYNEPSIGVRTTIKSAINSAAQLTSSENANLAANAKAAQQFLNPHTYGLQNSKSSLRDHVSEVLQISEEFQMTHIMGPDSTFPKLMSYTSWKNYGGINMNDIDVQALMSSVQNVWDALVSDGKSNTAESQKSTYSAHKIIKQLGINFGSENNNEVAGQLLFKMLGRKNFVSFDEKTLKSAPVQLAGIIQKIMSGHQLHFNKIYDHQQIEVAFPLATGYPFYYSFKAPILVQTVGDVKAKTTPSLANAQAWSNIHDTQAINVTSKVRFTFSMEKIGKAGFITPFERQRYVAGQIQKMQVHMPMSASLNIDLKNNAVSGKVAPLATDNKVKLMHFSSWPFTARKNALSLRPVAEAQEVKLIEVRPTVGDETTFGQDSIGMAFHVRSQHQFSQNAVNAMERLLQNEGVKQYAQLPMSLILTMESLVKQQNIVNPVQFLPYLFEPTTQSTSSGNIVLSLLTMPFYQDMDNTGLTKLRAALSLASLPFADASELKETTQEEDISANGPWPKSGLAHYKFTLHLDLQRSANQAVKFGVQFDNQPEINESSNNKRSRSDKPLSSTDESKLALVSDIAPNSESRREEMIWNAARDMNQASAGLIDSALVFDGSKPAKFVGTIAQADNSVGDKTRVLLFGSAKTATGGPAKQVYASYIRNFANTPALNFYNAQKHNGKSNAKLTVILGEGGKPKNSKINVKIIMDQTNNYQQQLLQSPISQECERQMREEGNNQMPACLKATYQANLLDQFHIIAETEQPTSDVKSFAQSIYSVLNHWGYYNSKLDQSKKGQPGKLDAKINFDVRQHLMNMTIQLPTGQQNFTGLPIPRNARYLLAVHPGMNLEERTMRTMTRNSEVCVIDQTKILTFDNEIAEHQQIGKCWYAVLQHIKPTNTQDELSVLVRQANEGGNKRQVQIVTAGQRIQLSPSNTPNTPALVTVNDKPQQVSQKSSIDVHASMSHSRQNSQEKQLVARIYAISENDLKVELHGAEVKIYYDGERVRVHADPKLRNQVAGLCGNYDGEQNNDIATPEQKVLQNQEHYTPAWAVADETCESDVQQAQQRAQSARSYKVQYQAGNVVSNFENGKKFQGKRQSDSQWQSSSSSSSSESNEFQKQGNEKKSWQQNLKKSQNQKSCDIEQRIQYVTDEVDSDQICFTKLQVDSCPKNCVAVNQKQIEIEAHCRSQKDSVSRMFMQQIRRGSNPDISSKKTHKLINIYVPTACAGKQ from the exons ATGCGGACTTCCTTAATATTCCTGACACTTG TTGGGTTCTGTGCTTGCTCAACACCATGGCAGCCAAACCAACAGTATGATTACTCTTACGTGGCAAATACACTCACCGGCTACGGATTGGGCAAGGATCAATATGTTGGTATCATCACAAAGGGAAAGTTGATCTTGCAACCTGAATCTGAGACAGTTGTACGCGGAAAACTGTCACAGGTTCGACATGCTCATTTCCACGATGAGCTTAAAGACGGCCTCAACAGTAAAATTCCTGAACAAAAATTGAGCTACAGCGACGAACCTCAAACCGAGTCCTTGTTCAGCATCAACTACAAAAATGGAGTTATCCGTTCATTGGATGTTGATCAATCTATGAGCAATGACGATGTTAACCAGCTCAAGGCTGTTCTCTCCCAAATGCAAGTTGATACTACTGGCGAAAATGTCATTACATGCCGCCACAATCAATTGCCATCAGACTCCTCAACCGGTGCAACAAACGCTTTCTACAAGACTATGGAACCCACAGTGACTGGTGAATGCGAAACTTTATACGAAATGTCAGCAGTTCCCGCTTTCAGCGATGCTGAACCTGCAGAAAAATGGGCCCCACAAACAGGACTTTCAATGGACGAAAACCTTTTGCAATTCGTTAAAACCGTCAATTACAGCAACTGCGATGTTCGTCGTGGATACCATTTCGGTATTTCTGGAGCATCAGACATGAAGCCAAATTCAAACCAGATGGGAGAATTCCTTTCC AAAGCTTCCGTTACCCGTGTCGTTGTGTCTGGTCCCCTAGATCGCTTCACAATCAGATCTGTGGAAACAACAAACCGTGTTGCTGTTAGTCCAATGCTCTATGACGATGATCAAGCTGAAGTTGTCAGTCGTATTGCTCTTGAACTTGAATCTATTGCTGCAATCAACTCTCCTCTGGCAGTCAACTCTGAACGCCTGATTCATGTTGGAAATTTAGTTTACCGTTACAACATTCCATCCGATAACCAAAATAACCCAAGAACATCAGCTAAGAGTGCCATCAACGGTCAGTACGACGAGGAACAATATAACGGTCAGCGTCAACGTCGAAGCATTGATTCCGAGAACCATATTCGTAAGCAAACCACATCCTCTTCATCATCTTCGTCTTCTTCCGAGTCATCTGAAGAGTTGAACTCTCCCCACTATGCTGCCAAATACCCTCACCACTATCAACCCCACCCAACAACTAAACAAGCCACTGAACAACCTCTGCATCCTTTTTCAATTGGAAACAAAGGAAGATCAATCCAATTCCATAACTCCGTTGATGCTGTAGCTGAAGGCCAAAAGCTAGCTGAAGAAATTTCCACCGATTTGGAATCACAAGGAGAGATCGCTACCCGCGACACCCTAGAGAAATACACCATTTTGGCCGAACTCATCCAAACAATGGACTATGAACAAATCGATCAGTTACTTGCATCccgaaaacaacaacaacaacaagcagGCAAGCAATTCCTTGAAGAGACACTCTTAGATGCTGTTGCTCAAGCTGGTACCAATCCAGCTGTCTTATGGATTGTGAACAATGTATCCAATGGTCAAGTGCGAGGAATCCAAGCCGCCAGTCTGTTGGAAACAGCTTTTAAGAACTTGCGTACCCCAACTGAACCAATTGTTCGTGAAATCTTCGAGAAGATCATCAAGAACGATCAAGTTCGCAAGCAAGCAGGACCAGGACAGTACCCAAGCATCCTCATTAATTTTGCTGATTTGTTGCGTCGTGCTTACTCTGACAAGAGCTACGCAAACAACTACTACCCTGTGCAATCATTTGGCTCATTCGAAAAAGCTCTCGGTGAGATTGTCACCAAGGAAATTGTGCCCTGGTTGGGACAACGTTTGGCcgacaacatcaacaacaagaACCAACAACGCAGCCAGAAGTACATTCGTGCTTTGGGTAATGTTGCCCATCCCAAAATCGTTGAAGTTTTCGAAACCTACCTGGAAGATGAGAAACGTGCTTCATCATTTGAACGTTTGGCTATTGTTGCTGCCTTTGATAAACTTGCCCAGTCATACCCTAAGTATGCACAAAAGGTCCTCTATAAAATCTACAGCAATGTTGCTGACGAACCAGAAATCCGTAGCATGGCTGTAGCTCTTTTGATGCGTACTGACCCACCAGCAGCTATTCTTCAACGCATGGCAATGTCAACATACAACGAACCCAGCATCGGTGTTAGAACCACAATCAAGTCCGCTATCAACTCCGCCGCTCAACTAACATCAAGTGAAAATGCTAACCTTGCTGCCAATGCTAAGGCCGCTCAGCAGTTCTTGAACCCACACACTTATGGTCTTCAGAACTCAAAGTCTTCACTAAGAGACCATGTATCCGAGGTTCTTCAGATTTCAGAAGAATTCCAAATGACTCACATCATGGGACCTGACAGCACCTTCCCTAAATTGATGAGTTATACTTCTTGGAAAAACTATGGAGGCATTAATATGAATGATATTGATGTTCAAGCCCTAATGTCCAGTGTACAAAATGTATGGGATGCTCTTGTTTCTGATGGAAAATCCAACACTGCTGAATCCCAAAAGTCCACCTACTCTGCACACAAAATCATCAAACAACTTGGAATCAACTTTGGCTCTGAAAACAACAACGAAGTAGCTGGACAACTCCTCTTCAAGATGTTGGGTCGCAAGAACTTCGTATCTTTTGACGAAAAAACCTTGAAATCAGCTCCTGTTCAACTTGCTGGCATCATTCAGAAAATAATGTCCGGTCACCAATTGCACTTCAACAAAATCTACGACCATCAACAAATTGAGGTTGCCTTCCCTCTGGCTACCGGTTATCCATTCTACTACAGTTTCAAGGCACCTATTTTGGTACAAACTGTCGGAGAtgttaaggctaagaccacacCAAGTCTTGCCAATGCACAGGCCTGGTCCAACATTCACGATACACAAGCAATCAACGTTACATCAAAGGTGCGTTTCACTTTCAGCATGGAAAAGATTGGTAAGGCTGGTTTCATCACACCTTTCGAACGTCAACGCTATGTTGCTGGTCAAATTCAAAAGATGCAAGTCCATATGCCAATGAGTGCAAGCCTAAACATTGACTTGAAGAACAACGCAGTATCAGGAAAGGTTGCTCCATTAGCTACTGACAACAAAGTTAAGCTTATGCACTTCAGTTCATGGCCATTCACTGCTCGCAAGAACGCCCTCAGCCTACGCCCAGTTGCTGAAGCCCAAGAGGTCAAATTGATCGAGGTCCGTCCAACTGTCGGAGACGAAACTACTTTTGGTCAAGACTCTATCGGTATGGCTTTCCACGTTAGATCCCAACATCAATTCTCACAGAATGCTGTCAATGCTATGGAACGCTTGCTTCAGAACGAAGGAGTCAAGCAATACGCTCAACTTCCAATGAGTCTCATATTGACAATGGAATCTTTGGTCAAGCAGCAAAATATTGTCAACCCTGTACAGTTCTTGCCTTACTTGTTTGAGCCAACAACTCAAAGCACATCTTCCGGAAATATTGTACTCTCCCTGCTCACAATGCCTTTCTATCAAGACATGGACAACACAGGATTGACCAAACTTCGTGCTGCTTTGTCCTTGGCTTCTTTGCCATTTGCCGATGCAAGTGAGTTGAAAGAAACTACTCAAGAAGAAGACATCTCTGCAAACGGACCATGGCCAAAGAGTGGACTGGCTCACTACAAATTCACTCTGCACTTAGATTTGCAACGGTCTGCCAATCAAGCTGTGAAATTCGGTGTTCAATTTGACAACCAACCCGAGATCAACGAATCAAGCAACAACAAGCGTTCGCGTTCTGACAAACCACTTTCCTCTACTGATGAATCCAAATTGGCTCTGGTCTCTGATATTGCACCAAACAGTGAGTCTCGCCGCGAGGAAATGATTTGGAATGCCGCTCGTGATATGAATCAAGCATCTGCTGGACTTATTGATTCTGCATTAGTCTTTGATGGATCAAAGCCCGCCAAATTCGTTGGAACCATTGCTCAAGCTGACAACTCTGTTGGAGACAAGACCCGCGTTTTACTTTTCGGAAGTGCAAAGACTGCCACTGGAGGCCCAGCCAAGCAAGTGTATGCTTCTTACATCAGAAACTTTGCCAACACACCTGCCCTTAACTTCTACAATGCCCAAAAGCACAACGGAAAATCCAACGCTAAATTGACAGTAATTCTCGGAGAGGGAGGCAAACCCAAGAACTCTAAAATCAATGTCAAGATTATCATGGATCAAACAAACAACTACCAACAACAACTCCTCCAATCGCCAATTTCCCAAGAATGTGAACGCCAAATGCGCGAAGAGGGCAACAACCAGATGCCAGCCTGCTTAAAGGCAACCTACCAGGCCAATCTCCTTGACCAATTCCATATTATTGCCGAAACTGAACAACCAACTTCTGATGTTAAGAGCTTTGCACAATCTATCTACTCTGTCTTGAACCACTGGGGATATTACAACAGTAAACTTGATCAATCAAAGAAGGGACAACCCGGCAAATTAGATGCCAAGATCAATTTCGATGTCCGCCAGCATTTGATGAACATGACCATTCAACTTCCAACTGGACAACAGAACTTCACTGGACTTCCTATTCCACGTAACGCTCGCTACCTTTTAGCAGTTCACCCAGGAATGAACCTTGAAGAACGCACCATGCGCACCATGACTCGCAACTCTGAGGTGTGCGTAATCGATCAAACCAAAATTTTGACCTTCGACAACGAAATAGCCGAACACCAACAAATTGGAAAGTGCTGGTACGCTGTGCTCCAACACATTAAGCCAACTAATACTCAAGATGAGCTCTCAGTTCTCGTTCGCCAAGCTAACGAAGGTGGCAACAAGAGACAAGTTCAAATTGTTACCGCAGGACAACGCATCCAGCTTTCGCCATCGAACACACCTAATACTCCTGCCCTCGTAACTGTTAACGACAAACCACAACAAGTTTCCCAGAAATCTTCTATCGATGTTCACGCATCGATGTCGCACTCCAGACAAAACAGCCAGGAGAAACAATTGGTCGCCCGCATCTATGCCATCTCAGAAAATGATCTGAAGGTTGAATTACACGGAGCTGAAGTTAAGATCTATTACGATGGAGAAAGAGTACGAGTACATGCCGATCCAAAATTGCGCAACCAAGTTGCCGGTCTTTGCGGAAACTACGATGGAGAACAAAACAATGACATTGCCACACCAGAACAAAAAGTTCTACAAAACCAAGAACACTACACTCCAGCCTGGGCAGTAGCCGATGAGACATGCGAATCGGATGTGCAACAAGCACAACAAAGAGCACAGTCAGCTCGTTCTTACAAAGTCCAATATCAAGCCGGAAACGTAGTTAGCAACTTCGAAAATGGAAAGAAATTCCAAGGCAAACGCCAATCTGACAGTCAATGGCAAAGCTCatcttcttcatcttcatctgaATCAAACGAGTTTCAAAAACAAGGAAATGAAAAGAAATCTTGGcagcaaaatttgaaaaaatcccAAAATCAAAAGTCTTGTGATATTGAACAGCGAATCCAGTACGTTACTGACGAAGTTGATAGTGATCAAATTTGTTTTACCAAGCTTCAAGTCGATAGTTGCCCTAAGAACTGTGTAGCCgtaaaccaaaaacaaattgaaattgaagCTCATTGCCGTTCTCAAAAGGACTCTGTTTCTAGAATGTTCATGCAACAAATTCGTCGTGGATCCAATCCAGATATCAGCTCTAAGAAGACTCACAAACTGATTAATATCTATGTGCCAACAGCTTGTGCTGGAAAGCAATAG